From the genome of Gemmatimonas phototrophica, one region includes:
- a CDS encoding nitroreductase family protein, with translation MITNDIAALALLTGEHGVSTPRLSAADAALARHSVRSYRDVAVTEEEIHTLLELTGRAPSAFNLQPWRFVVVRDQNTKDQLRAAAYGQKQVGDAPVVVAMYADMEDTMAHLDEVVHPDLPADKKAGTIAMLKNTFGPMTPEARGVWANAQSNIALGYLLLIAKSEGFDTSPMLGFQADQVKEILGIPATATITALVALGRGADDGFRSHRHSVERIATFR, from the coding sequence ATGATTACCAACGATATCGCGGCGCTTGCCCTCCTGACCGGTGAACACGGCGTCTCAACCCCCCGCCTCTCCGCCGCCGACGCCGCCCTCGCCCGCCATTCCGTTCGGAGCTACCGCGACGTTGCGGTGACTGAGGAGGAAATCCATACGCTCCTCGAACTCACCGGTCGCGCCCCGTCGGCCTTCAATCTCCAGCCGTGGCGCTTTGTCGTGGTGCGCGATCAGAACACCAAAGACCAGCTCCGCGCGGCGGCCTACGGGCAGAAGCAGGTAGGTGATGCGCCGGTGGTCGTGGCGATGTACGCCGACATGGAAGACACCATGGCCCATCTCGACGAGGTGGTGCACCCCGATCTGCCCGCCGACAAGAAGGCCGGCACCATCGCCATGCTGAAGAACACCTTCGGCCCCATGACCCCCGAAGCCCGCGGCGTCTGGGCCAATGCCCAGTCCAATATTGCCCTGGGCTACCTGCTCCTCATCGCCAAGAGCGAGGGGTTCGACACGTCACCCATGCTCGGCTTCCAGGCGGACCAGGTGAAGGAGATTCTGGGCATCCCGGCCACGGCCACCATCACGGCCCTTGTTGCCCTGGGGCGCGGCGCCGACGATGGCTTCCGCTCCCACCGGCACAGCGTCGAGCGAATCGCCACATTTCGCTGA
- a CDS encoding ABC transporter ATP-binding protein, with protein sequence MTVPLIAARDLTRRYGAVTALDALSVTMEPGITGLVGANGAGKSTLVKILLGIVDPSSGSAGVMGHDVVRDRAQIRALVGYMPEHDCLPPDMSATEFVSFMARCSGLPVTAARERAAEVLRHVGLFEERYRPMGGYSTGMAQRVKLAQALVHDPRILILDEPTNGLDPEGRDEMLALVSRTGREFGISVLVSSHLLGELERICDRIVLIEQGRLLRAEQVGALTTETGTLVVELDGDAPAVDQFVAQVAARGLLVQRERQRVLVEIPENVDAAGIQQAHDIVRDAAAASDVGLLRLERRRGHLQDLFAGANA encoded by the coding sequence ATGACTGTCCCTCTCATTGCTGCCCGCGACCTGACCCGACGCTACGGGGCGGTTACGGCCCTCGACGCGCTGTCGGTTACCATGGAGCCCGGCATTACCGGGCTGGTGGGAGCCAACGGGGCCGGCAAGAGCACACTGGTGAAAATTCTGCTGGGCATTGTGGACCCCAGCAGCGGGAGCGCCGGGGTCATGGGGCACGATGTGGTGCGCGACCGCGCGCAGATCCGGGCGCTGGTGGGATACATGCCGGAGCACGATTGCCTGCCTCCCGATATGAGCGCCACCGAGTTCGTGTCGTTCATGGCACGGTGCAGTGGGCTGCCAGTCACCGCGGCTCGCGAACGGGCGGCCGAGGTGTTGCGGCATGTCGGGCTGTTCGAAGAGCGCTACCGTCCCATGGGGGGCTACAGCACCGGCATGGCGCAGCGTGTGAAGCTGGCGCAGGCGCTGGTGCACGACCCTCGTATTCTCATTCTGGATGAACCCACCAACGGGCTCGATCCGGAAGGACGTGACGAAATGCTCGCCCTGGTCTCCCGGACCGGTAGGGAATTCGGGATTTCGGTGCTGGTGTCGTCGCACCTGCTGGGTGAACTCGAGCGCATCTGTGATCGGATTGTGCTCATTGAACAGGGGCGGCTGCTGCGCGCCGAGCAGGTGGGCGCGTTGACCACCGAAACCGGCACGCTGGTGGTGGAGCTCGACGGCGATGCCCCAGCCGTTGATCAGTTTGTGGCGCAGGTGGCGGCCAGGGGGTTGCTGGTGCAGCGCGAACGGCAGCGGGTGTTGGTGGAGATTCCCGAAAATGTTGATGCGGCGGGCATTCAGCAGGCCCATGACATTGTGCGCGACGCGGCGGCCGCCAGTGATGTGGGGCTGCTGCGCCTCGAGCGCCGACGCGGCCATCTGCAGGATCTGTTTGCGGGGGCCAATGCATGA
- a CDS encoding ABC transporter ATP-binding protein, whose protein sequence is MTAALSSSTPLVFEHVSHWYGDVVAVNDISAVVEPGITGLLGPNGAGKTTLLQLAAGLMRPSGGTVRVFGESPVKNPGIFRHVALVPEREALPGMLSARAFVEARATLLGLRDVHGAAKAALEMVEMDTVADRAVAGFSKGMKQRTKLAAALVQRPRLVLLDEPFNGLDPRQRLQMMQLLEARAAEGVAVLLSSHILEEIEGVASRILVMLSGRLAASGDHRTLRRMMTDRPHTVRIRASDVRTLAARLVAQPAVMGIDVEGTDAMHVRTTDYTAFSRLLVRAAQGDTSSGAANAAPITLYDVQPTDESLEHVFAYLVER, encoded by the coding sequence ATGACCGCCGCCCTGTCCAGCAGCACGCCACTGGTGTTTGAGCATGTGTCGCACTGGTACGGCGATGTCGTGGCGGTGAACGACATCTCGGCGGTTGTCGAGCCTGGGATTACCGGACTGCTGGGCCCCAACGGCGCCGGCAAAACCACGCTGCTGCAATTGGCGGCGGGGCTCATGCGCCCCAGTGGCGGGACGGTGCGCGTCTTTGGGGAATCGCCGGTCAAGAACCCCGGCATCTTCCGGCATGTGGCGCTGGTTCCGGAACGCGAAGCGTTGCCGGGCATGCTCTCCGCTCGCGCCTTTGTGGAAGCGCGCGCCACGCTGCTGGGGCTGCGCGACGTGCACGGCGCCGCCAAGGCGGCGCTCGAGATGGTGGAGATGGACACCGTGGCCGATCGCGCGGTGGCGGGTTTCTCCAAAGGTATGAAGCAGCGCACCAAGCTGGCCGCGGCACTCGTGCAGCGGCCACGCCTCGTACTGCTGGATGAGCCCTTTAACGGACTGGACCCGCGCCAGCGATTGCAGATGATGCAGCTGCTGGAAGCGCGCGCGGCGGAGGGTGTCGCCGTGCTGCTCTCCAGTCACATCCTTGAGGAAATCGAGGGGGTGGCGTCGCGTATTCTGGTCATGCTCTCGGGGCGGCTGGCGGCGAGTGGCGACCATCGCACGCTGCGTCGCATGATGACCGACCGACCGCACACTGTCCGTATTCGCGCCAGCGATGTGCGTACGCTGGCGGCTCGTCTCGTGGCACAGCCAGCGGTCATGGGAATTGATGTGGAGGGCACCGACGCGATGCATGTCCGTACCACCGACTACACCGCGTTCTCGCGGCTGCTGGTGCGCGCGGCGCAGGGTGATACCAGCAGTGGTGCCGCCAACGCCGCGCCCATCACGCTGTATGATGTGCAGCCCACCGACGAATCACTCGAACACGTGTTTGCCTATCTGGTGGAGCGCTGA
- a CDS encoding MarR family winged helix-turn-helix transcriptional regulator translates to MIDTPNAPSAACMASSVFALRAAAAHVERSLSRALDPFGITAAQFELLVVIDRHAGAGAGCSELGRQLAAPGPDVTRMLDRLDTAGLVARSRDKNDRRVVHTLLTDKGRELLELAAPSVAQAELSVFEGLADADRHRLTELLHSIRKNCPGS, encoded by the coding sequence ATGATCGACACCCCAAACGCTCCTTCGGCGGCCTGCATGGCCAGCTCCGTCTTCGCCCTCCGGGCGGCGGCGGCGCACGTGGAGCGTTCGCTGTCCCGAGCGCTCGACCCTTTCGGTATCACCGCGGCCCAGTTCGAACTGCTGGTCGTGATCGATCGGCATGCCGGGGCTGGGGCTGGCTGCAGTGAACTGGGGCGTCAACTGGCCGCTCCAGGTCCTGACGTGACCAGAATGCTCGACAGGCTTGATACTGCCGGGTTAGTGGCGCGATCACGCGACAAGAATGACCGTCGTGTCGTGCATACGCTCCTGACCGACAAAGGTCGCGAACTGCTCGAACTCGCCGCACCCAGCGTCGCTCAGGCCGAACTATCGGTGTTTGAAGGGCTGGCTGACGCCGACCGCCATCGCCTCACCGAACTGCTGCACAGCATCCGGAAGAATTGCCCCGGAAGCTGA
- a CDS encoding LON peptidase substrate-binding domain-containing protein, with protein MSDQRLPIFPLNVVLYPGTTMPLHLFEPRYRQLLKDIREGDSRFGILTSISGVPERDLPLGRMGCVAEVTEVEMMPDGRANIVIVGRERFALDEFVPDDAPYHVAEVSFVADTPGANAVVLAVTSDDVAQNFKRVVKAVHAINGESGPLPTLPDDPSQLAWTIASMIDIDSDLRYQLLAERQPAVRLASVDAVLRKVLPDLELRAAMAQKDR; from the coding sequence ATGTCAGATCAGCGCCTGCCCATTTTCCCGTTGAACGTCGTGCTCTACCCGGGCACGACGATGCCGTTGCACCTCTTTGAGCCGCGCTACCGGCAGTTGCTCAAGGACATTCGCGAGGGCGACTCGCGATTCGGGATACTCACCAGCATCAGTGGTGTCCCCGAACGCGACCTGCCCCTTGGGCGGATGGGCTGCGTGGCGGAAGTGACCGAGGTGGAGATGATGCCCGACGGCCGTGCCAACATTGTCATTGTGGGGCGTGAGCGCTTTGCCCTCGACGAGTTTGTGCCCGACGACGCGCCGTATCATGTCGCCGAGGTCTCGTTTGTTGCCGACACCCCCGGCGCCAATGCGGTGGTACTGGCCGTCACCTCCGACGACGTGGCGCAGAATTTCAAGCGCGTCGTAAAGGCGGTGCACGCCATCAACGGTGAGTCGGGCCCCCTCCCCACACTCCCCGACGATCCATCGCAGTTGGCCTGGACGATTGCGTCCATGATCGACATTGACAGCGACCTGCGCTATCAGCTGCTCGCTGAACGCCAACCGGCCGTCCGACTGGCCAGTGTGGATGCCGTCTTGCGCAAAGTGCTCCCCGATCTCGAACTGCGCGCCGCCATGGCGCAGAAAGATCGCTGA
- a CDS encoding ABC transporter permease → MSDVAQTAVSQATSTIHDLGYRRYEGAREGSRGAFRALFWQGFRAMFGLGRPWKTKAIPVFVSVVTMLPALASVAASGATQGQLPITYANVIGAQSLLFLLFSAAQAPEMLCRDQQHRVLPLLFTRDVTRTHYALARLLALFSAMFLVAVAPLLILYLGEIGVAKDPGAVFDKMGGKIGPVLLFATLLAWVMSTVSAFLASLTPRRAYATASIIGVFLSTVVISQGLQDLAGLSEATTKLIDPIETLRTTAMQLFGETKRWMELTPPPSVWVHVALLTTLGAVAAIGLVWRVRRVSV, encoded by the coding sequence ATGAGTGATGTGGCACAGACCGCCGTGTCGCAGGCAACCAGTACCATTCATGACCTCGGCTACCGCCGCTACGAAGGCGCGCGGGAGGGAAGTCGCGGGGCGTTTCGTGCGCTTTTCTGGCAGGGCTTCCGCGCCATGTTCGGCCTGGGGCGGCCGTGGAAAACCAAGGCCATTCCGGTGTTCGTGAGTGTGGTGACCATGCTGCCGGCGCTGGCCTCCGTGGCAGCCAGCGGGGCCACGCAGGGGCAGCTCCCCATTACGTACGCCAACGTGATTGGGGCGCAGTCGCTGCTGTTTTTGCTCTTCAGTGCCGCGCAGGCGCCGGAGATGTTGTGTCGGGATCAGCAGCACCGTGTGCTGCCGCTGCTGTTCACGCGCGACGTGACGCGTACCCACTACGCTCTGGCACGATTGCTGGCGCTGTTCAGTGCCATGTTTCTCGTGGCCGTGGCGCCATTGCTCATTCTGTACCTCGGCGAGATTGGCGTGGCGAAAGATCCCGGCGCCGTTTTTGACAAGATGGGTGGCAAGATTGGGCCGGTGTTGCTTTTCGCCACGTTGCTGGCCTGGGTCATGAGCACCGTGAGTGCGTTTCTCGCCAGCCTGACCCCGCGACGTGCGTACGCCACGGCGTCCATCATTGGCGTGTTTCTTTCCACCGTCGTGATTTCGCAGGGGCTGCAGGATCTGGCCGGTTTGTCAGAAGCCACCACCAAACTCATTGATCCCATTGAAACGCTGCGCACCACGGCCATGCAGCTGTTCGGGGAAACGAAACGGTGGATGGAACTCACGCCCCCGCCCTCGGTGTGGGTGCACGTGGCGCTGCTGACCACGCTGGGAGCCGTTGCGGCGATTGGTCTGGTGTGGCGCGTGCGTCGGGTGTCGGTATGA
- a CDS encoding cation:proton antiporter encodes MTTPLLLILVAAMAFLATHVAYEWLAKRLLIVSGAEYLVLGVLLGPQVTGLFSPGALEAFQPIVILGIGWMGITTGMPLRLQQLVRIPAVTYRLALVESVLTFSLVAAGATSALSYGFQTTTTLVLAPAMILGALAVASTPAGLDVAFGRGRRGAPVLRQIEVAHGMDGLVSVLVFGVLTAFLHTEQPVVMRALTTTEWVVVTLGIGVVGGALFHLFLGDERSTDRLWVALGGAVILTSGAAAYLNLSPSLATLIMGMVLVNSLRQPAPVLEVLRAGQRPLYYVLLLLAGASWRPDANIVWWLIIAHYVILRTLAKLWGTGIATWFNRAQQSVGLDWGRALIGQGRLTIALALDYSRRDLPFGEVIFTCAAVSVLFTEFFAARFVRSAAEPLLAPLQQLSVTTDAVVDSVTETVAHALPGLRRTTTPPVAVPDEGQS; translated from the coding sequence GTGACGACACCCCTCCTGCTCATTTTGGTGGCGGCGATGGCCTTTCTGGCCACGCACGTCGCTTACGAATGGCTGGCCAAACGGCTGCTGATCGTGTCCGGCGCCGAATACCTGGTACTGGGCGTGCTGCTCGGACCACAGGTCACCGGTCTGTTCTCTCCCGGAGCATTGGAGGCGTTTCAGCCCATAGTCATCCTCGGCATTGGCTGGATGGGGATTACGACTGGCATGCCATTGCGGCTCCAGCAATTGGTGCGCATTCCTGCCGTGACGTATCGGCTCGCCCTGGTGGAGAGTGTGCTGACCTTCTCACTGGTCGCGGCCGGTGCCACCAGCGCTCTGTCGTACGGTTTTCAGACGACCACCACCCTGGTACTGGCCCCAGCCATGATTCTGGGGGCGCTGGCCGTGGCGTCTACCCCGGCGGGGCTCGATGTCGCGTTTGGCCGTGGCCGCCGCGGAGCCCCTGTTCTGCGCCAGATCGAAGTGGCGCACGGGATGGATGGTTTGGTGAGTGTGCTGGTGTTTGGTGTGCTCACTGCCTTCCTGCACACCGAACAGCCCGTAGTCATGCGTGCGCTGACCACGACGGAGTGGGTAGTAGTCACCCTGGGTATTGGCGTGGTGGGCGGCGCCCTCTTTCACCTGTTCCTTGGCGACGAACGCAGCACCGACCGGCTCTGGGTCGCGCTCGGTGGCGCCGTGATTCTCACGAGTGGCGCTGCCGCCTACCTCAACCTGTCACCGTCGCTGGCCACGCTGATCATGGGGATGGTCCTGGTCAACTCCCTTCGGCAGCCGGCACCGGTCTTGGAGGTGCTGCGCGCCGGTCAACGGCCGCTGTACTACGTGCTCTTGCTGCTGGCCGGCGCGTCCTGGCGCCCCGACGCGAATATCGTGTGGTGGTTGATCATTGCTCACTACGTCATTCTCCGGACGCTGGCCAAGCTGTGGGGCACCGGGATTGCGACCTGGTTCAACCGCGCTCAGCAAAGCGTGGGGCTGGACTGGGGGCGCGCCCTCATTGGGCAAGGGCGGCTGACCATCGCACTGGCTCTCGACTACTCCCGGCGTGACCTCCCCTTTGGCGAAGTGATCTTCACCTGCGCGGCGGTCTCGGTGCTGTTTACCGAATTCTTTGCCGCGCGGTTCGTGCGTTCGGCGGCTGAGCCGCTGCTCGCGCCGCTGCAACAGCTGTCGGTAACGACCGACGCGGTGGTGGACAGCGTCACGGAAACCGTGGCGCACGCCCTGCCGGGCCTGCGCCGTACGACCACGCCTCCCGTGGCCGTGCCGGACGAGGGACAGTCGTAA
- a CDS encoding S9 family peptidase: protein MRRAIRQVTRLRTLRHPLRAALFMAALAVPHRMAAQPTIRQIDGAPFAATLVAAPAANAVAFVLNARGVRNIWVTDSTQPNARQVTAFTQDDGQDLTSLAFSADGRTLYFVRGGGPNRAGETPNPTSDPAGAEEAIWRVRLDGTPATRLMEGSSPTPSSRGTSVAFLRRGAIWMASPSSGDSVRVSQLLRMRGSGGSLRWSPNGEQLAFVSNRGTHSFVGVYTLSSKALRWMAPSTDTDNAPVWSRDGSRLAFLRVPYAGRRLGFRATRSAQPWGIMVANAATGEAREVFRATAGRGSAYWAIVADNQLQWMAGDRIVFPWERTGWVHLYSVSANGGAAKELTPGNGEVEFVSTSPDGTRVLYNTNIGDIDRRHVMSVVADGSAAPVPTASGAHIAWSPVYSSQGSTYALVSDAKQPAHAAVLQTSRWNMLAPESMPADFPAASLVTPTAVSLRAADGVTSYGQLFLPPNAQPGKKYPTVIFLHGGSRRQMLLGWNYGAYYHHAYALNQAMALRGYIVLSLNYRSGIGYGMEFREALRQGATGGSEYGDVVAAAKWLGARPDVDRTRIGLWGGSYGGYLTAMGLTRNPELFKAGVDIHGVHDWNVGIQTFVPDYDVHANRLATRTAFLASPMAQVKNWRAPVLLIHGDDDRNVRFVETLTLIQQLRAQQVPVEQVVFPDEVHGFLRHESWMRTFEAAIDFFGRKM from the coding sequence ATGCGCCGCGCCATTCGCCAGGTCACCCGTCTCCGTACGCTTCGTCATCCACTGCGCGCTGCGCTCTTCATGGCAGCGCTGGCAGTGCCGCACCGGATGGCCGCCCAGCCCACCATCCGCCAAATCGACGGCGCACCGTTTGCCGCGACCCTGGTGGCCGCCCCCGCCGCCAATGCGGTGGCCTTCGTGTTGAACGCCCGTGGCGTGCGCAATATCTGGGTTACCGACTCCACGCAGCCCAACGCACGACAGGTTACCGCGTTCACGCAGGACGACGGGCAGGATCTCACATCGCTGGCGTTTTCAGCCGATGGCCGCACGCTCTACTTTGTGCGTGGCGGTGGCCCCAACCGCGCAGGAGAAACTCCCAACCCCACCAGCGACCCGGCCGGCGCCGAAGAAGCCATCTGGCGTGTACGCCTTGATGGCACGCCGGCCACACGACTGATGGAAGGGTCCAGTCCCACGCCCTCGTCGCGCGGAACCAGTGTGGCGTTTCTCCGTCGCGGCGCCATCTGGATGGCGTCGCCGTCGTCTGGCGATTCGGTGCGCGTGTCACAACTGCTGCGCATGCGTGGCAGCGGAGGCTCGCTTCGCTGGTCACCCAATGGCGAACAGCTTGCGTTCGTCTCCAATCGTGGGACGCACAGCTTTGTGGGTGTGTACACGCTGAGCAGCAAGGCATTGCGCTGGATGGCGCCCAGCACCGACACGGATAACGCGCCGGTGTGGTCGCGTGATGGATCGCGTTTGGCGTTCTTGCGCGTGCCGTACGCGGGACGTCGCCTCGGATTCCGCGCCACCCGATCTGCACAGCCGTGGGGCATCATGGTGGCCAATGCCGCCACTGGTGAAGCGCGAGAAGTCTTTCGGGCCACGGCAGGACGCGGCAGTGCCTATTGGGCCATCGTGGCGGACAACCAACTGCAGTGGATGGCGGGCGACCGCATTGTCTTTCCGTGGGAACGCACGGGGTGGGTACACCTCTACAGCGTCTCCGCCAACGGCGGCGCAGCCAAGGAACTCACTCCCGGCAACGGTGAAGTGGAGTTCGTGTCCACCAGTCCCGATGGAACCCGCGTGCTATACAACACCAATATCGGCGACATCGACCGACGCCACGTGATGAGTGTGGTGGCCGACGGCTCGGCCGCACCGGTACCCACCGCGTCAGGGGCTCATATTGCGTGGAGCCCGGTGTACTCCAGCCAGGGTAGCACGTACGCGCTGGTGAGCGATGCCAAACAGCCGGCGCACGCGGCTGTGCTGCAAACGTCGCGTTGGAATATGCTGGCCCCGGAGAGCATGCCCGCCGACTTTCCCGCCGCGTCGCTGGTGACCCCCACCGCGGTATCACTGCGCGCCGCCGACGGCGTGACGTCGTACGGGCAACTGTTCCTGCCCCCCAATGCCCAGCCGGGCAAGAAGTATCCCACGGTCATTTTCCTGCATGGCGGGTCGCGCCGTCAGATGCTGCTGGGGTGGAACTACGGCGCCTACTACCACCACGCGTACGCACTCAATCAGGCCATGGCACTGCGCGGCTACATCGTGCTGTCGCTCAATTATCGCAGTGGCATTGGCTACGGCATGGAATTCCGCGAGGCGCTTCGCCAAGGGGCGACCGGTGGGAGCGAATACGGCGATGTCGTGGCTGCTGCCAAGTGGCTGGGGGCCCGCCCTGATGTAGATCGCACCCGTATTGGACTCTGGGGCGGTTCATACGGCGGCTATCTCACGGCCATGGGGCTCACGCGCAATCCGGAGCTATTCAAGGCGGGGGTGGACATCCACGGCGTGCACGACTGGAACGTGGGCATTCAGACCTTTGTGCCGGACTATGATGTGCACGCCAACCGACTGGCAACACGCACGGCGTTTCTGGCATCGCCCATGGCGCAGGTGAAGAACTGGCGCGCGCCGGTACTGCTCATTCACGGTGACGACGACCGCAATGTGCGCTTCGTGGAAACACTCACGCTCATTCAGCAGCTGCGCGCGCAGCAGGTGCCCGTGGAGCAGGTGGTGTTCCCCGATGAAGTGCACGGGTTTCTGCGTCACGAGTCGTGGATGCGCACGTTTGAAGCGGCAATCGACTTCTTTGGGCGCAAGATGTAG
- a CDS encoding DUF1569 domain-containing protein: MPTLADHSTRTALAARISQLSPSALPAWGRMTAPQMLAHCADALRMAYGDLPCAAKNVPLARLGLVKWLFLNVIPFPKGAPTARELIARPPAEWGDEREAIVALIERFAREASRPTWPPHPLFGPMTGPQWGQLAWKHLDHHLRQFGA; encoded by the coding sequence ATGCCAACCCTCGCCGACCACAGCACCCGCACGGCTCTTGCGGCGCGCATCTCCCAGCTTTCTCCTTCGGCGTTGCCGGCGTGGGGGCGCATGACCGCGCCGCAAATGCTGGCCCATTGCGCGGATGCCCTGCGCATGGCCTACGGCGACTTGCCTTGCGCCGCCAAGAACGTACCGCTGGCCCGACTGGGTCTCGTGAAGTGGCTTTTCCTCAACGTTATCCCGTTTCCCAAGGGCGCCCCCACGGCACGCGAACTCATTGCGCGCCCACCGGCTGAATGGGGCGACGAACGCGAGGCCATTGTCGCGCTGATCGAACGCTTTGCGCGGGAAGCCTCACGCCCCACGTGGCCGCCGCACCCGCTCTTTGGCCCCATGACCGGCCCGCAGTGGGGGCAGCTGGCGTGGAAGCATCTTGATCATCACTTGCGGCAGTTCGGGGCATAA
- a CDS encoding ABC transporter permease: MTVPVSMTPAPAFGRVSLMRTALVLMRLAWARTGSWLLLLGVSALLLLPVLFSLIFASRGALSGDPVDFLLARYDTIVSGLATPLIALLLGTSAFSAETDDGTLLYIVTTTTPRWWIVSARLLFAALLTGVLASLSVLASGFVAVGLSNPEGIVTAFSVAVFYGGVTYSALFTMLALLTRRSLVMGLVYVLFWEGALSETFQAIQFLSVRKWMTAVAEPLIAGGGDGVGPSATYALIAAAVVVVLTVYVGGRRLHEPRMGRIGS; the protein is encoded by the coding sequence ATGACCGTTCCCGTTTCCATGACACCCGCGCCGGCCTTTGGTCGCGTGTCGCTGATGCGCACCGCGCTGGTGCTCATGCGCCTGGCCTGGGCCCGTACCGGGTCGTGGCTGTTGCTGTTGGGCGTGAGCGCTCTGTTGTTGTTGCCGGTGCTCTTCTCGCTCATCTTCGCCAGCCGCGGCGCGCTGTCGGGTGATCCGGTGGATTTCCTGCTGGCCCGGTACGACACCATCGTGTCAGGGCTTGCCACGCCGCTCATTGCGCTCTTGCTGGGTACCAGCGCGTTCAGTGCTGAAACCGATGATGGCACGTTGCTGTACATCGTGACCACCACAACGCCGCGCTGGTGGATTGTGTCGGCGCGCCTGCTCTTTGCCGCGCTGCTTACAGGAGTGCTGGCCAGTTTGTCGGTGCTGGCGTCAGGATTTGTCGCCGTTGGCTTGAGCAATCCGGAGGGGATCGTCACGGCATTCTCCGTGGCGGTGTTCTACGGCGGCGTCACGTACTCGGCGTTGTTCACCATGCTCGCGTTGCTTACGCGCCGCTCCCTGGTGATGGGGCTGGTGTACGTACTGTTCTGGGAAGGGGCGCTCAGCGAGACCTTCCAGGCCATTCAGTTTCTGAGTGTGCGCAAGTGGATGACCGCCGTAGCCGAGCCGCTCATTGCAGGGGGCGGCGATGGCGTGGGGCCGTCGGCCACGTACGCACTCATTGCCGCCGCCGTCGTGGTGGTGCTCACCGTGTACGTGGGCGGACGCCGGCTGCACGAACCGCGCATGGGGCGGATCGGGTCGTAG
- a CDS encoding cupin domain-containing protein yields the protein MTPTDHAVFHLCSRAAANGALASGEYRADSLGQEGFIHLSRAHQVRPTAHAYFAGVPDVVVLVIDPTLLTAPLVYEPPAPLPSDAPKADAPGELYPHCYGPIKAAAIVDVMELDHVSGQPVSAATMALLRQYRFLRLPLEGTLYRETWRTADTLASGSPVGTAMIGLFADSLGSVSRFHRLTHDEVWHAYAGDPFVLYLLHNDGSTSEVLMGTDPLAGQAVQCVVPAGTWQAGALQPGGDYALYGCTMAPGFSPGCFEAGPVHELTSRYPSATEIIARLGVTSGETRMPELPGH from the coding sequence ATGACACCCACCGATCACGCGGTCTTTCATCTGTGCAGCCGAGCGGCCGCCAACGGCGCGCTGGCCAGCGGTGAGTACCGCGCCGACAGTCTCGGCCAGGAGGGGTTCATCCATCTGTCGCGTGCGCATCAGGTGCGGCCCACGGCCCATGCCTACTTTGCCGGCGTGCCAGACGTCGTCGTACTGGTCATTGATCCGACGTTGCTTACTGCACCGCTGGTGTACGAACCACCGGCTCCGCTGCCTTCGGATGCGCCCAAGGCCGACGCGCCCGGTGAGCTGTATCCGCACTGTTATGGTCCCATCAAGGCGGCGGCCATCGTAGATGTCATGGAGCTCGACCATGTCAGCGGACAGCCCGTGTCAGCCGCCACCATGGCGCTGCTCCGCCAGTACCGGTTTCTGCGGTTGCCCCTCGAAGGCACCCTGTATCGCGAGACGTGGCGAACCGCGGACACACTTGCCAGCGGCAGTCCTGTCGGCACAGCCATGATTGGGCTCTTCGCTGATAGCCTGGGGAGTGTGTCGCGCTTTCATCGTCTGACGCACGACGAGGTATGGCACGCGTACGCGGGTGATCCGTTCGTATTGTATCTGCTGCACAACGACGGCAGCACCAGCGAAGTGCTGATGGGCACCGATCCACTCGCCGGCCAGGCAGTGCAGTGTGTTGTGCCGGCAGGAACATGGCAGGCGGGAGCACTCCAACCCGGTGGTGACTACGCCTTGTACGGATGCACCATGGCCCCCGGCTTCTCGCCTGGCTGCTTCGAGGCGGGACCTGTACACGAACTCACCTCGCGTTATCCGTCCGCCACCGAAATCATTGCGCGATTGGGCGTGACGTCGGGGGAGACCCGCATGCCGGAATTACCGGGGCACTAG